One genomic region from Alosa alosa isolate M-15738 ecotype Scorff River chromosome 12, AALO_Geno_1.1, whole genome shotgun sequence encodes:
- the cd180 gene encoding CD180 antigen isoform X2 translates to MPQTAVRDLEHLPISKLLLETLDVSSCSLHTLEGLAAICMTKMKSLNLARNHIPSISASDLTVFKDAREDLEVSFQSNAILSMEPGAFRSLRFRSLDFTDCFARVDVSVVLTGLEGVTTETLKLGAFEGERRWDITTVSLRSLCNMTVTHLNLQKHRWADLSNATFECMGGLKVLEMTEMHINSLPDKITTMSKLSKLTLDRNAFNNVCNINAHNFPSLKSLFMRGMGVYVTLLIFRDNCLQSLSHLEYLDLSHSEMKVEGPCCEKQLQGLGHLRLLNLSYNFELQWDTLPFNTTPELRHLDCAHVHVNLNTSAPFLNLVQLKTLNLSRTSVSVTHPRLLEGLKSLVRLELSGNPVPGGVVSDPKTFKHIPLLESLVLAQCHLTAIKGDLFRTLTKLTYVDFSANYLTKLSTFFSPAAAIHLNFAHNRIELVDIDSIKGLGPSSVDLSYNPLVCNCSNIEFIDWVKANADKLMHFVETLCNATNGRVKPSEVALNCNNFAGLEAFCIVILIIAVVTAVAVIVRKKYKSQRYERYTQL, encoded by the coding sequence ATGCCCCAGACAGCCGTGAGGGACCTGGAGCATCTCCCCATCTCTAAGCTGCTGCTGGAGACACTGGACGTCTCGAGCTGTAGCCTCCACACACTGGAGGGTCTCGCTGCCATTTGCATGACAAAGATGAAGTCGCTCAATCTGGCCAGGAATCACATCCCGAGCATAAGTGCGTCTGACCTGACGGTATTCAAGGACGCCAGGGAGGACTTGGAGGTCAGCTTTCAGAGCAACGCCATCTTGAGTATGGAGCCTGGAGCTTTCAGGTCTCTACGCTTCAGGAGCCTGGACTTCACCGACTGTTTTGCGAGAGTCGATGTCTCAGTGGTGCTGACGGGCCTCGAAGGTGTGACAACAGAGACGCTCAAATTAGGAGCCTTTGAGGGCGAACGTAGATGGGACATCACAACAGTGAGCCTCCGCTCCCTGTGCAATATGACCGTGACCCATTTGAACCTTCAGAAGCACCGCTGGGCGGACCTCTCAAATGCCACGTTCGAGTGCATGGGAGGGCTGAAGGTTCTCGAGATGACAGAGATGCACATTAACAGTTTACCAGACAAGATAACGACCATGAGCAAACTGTCAAAGCTGACTCTTGACCGGAATGCCTTTAATAACGTGTGCAACATCAATGCCCACAACTTCCCCTCGCTGAAGTCGCTGTTTATGCGTGGCATGGGGGTGTACGTGACACTACTCATCTTTCGCGACAACTGTCTGCAGAGTCTGTCCCACCTGGAATATCTAGACCTCAGCCACAGTGAAATGAAAGTGGAGGGGCCGTGTTGCGAGAAGCAGCTTCAAGGCCTGGGTCATCTTCGTCTCCTGAACCTGAGCTACAACTTTGAATTGCAGTGGGACACTTTGCCTTTCAACACCACACCAGAACTCAGGCACTTGGACTGCGCCCACGTTCATGTTAACCTGAACACCAGCGCTCCGTTTTTGAACCTGGTGCAGCTCAAAACCCTGAATCTCTCCAGGACGTCAGTCAGTGTAACGCATCCCCGTCTGCTAGAAGGCCTGAAAAGCCTTGTTCGTCTAGAGCTAAGCGGAAACCCTGTCCCAGGAGGAGTGGTGTCGGACCCAAAGACATTCAAGCACATTCCTCTCCTAGAAAGCCTAGTTTTGGCACAGTGTCACCTCACAGCTATTAAAGGGGACCTCTTCCGTACCCTAACGAAGCTTACCTATGTAGACTTCAGCGCTAACTACTTGACTAAGCTTAGTACTTTCTTCTCACCAGCAGCAGCTATTCATCTTAACTTTGCACATAATCGAATTGAGCTGGTGGACATTGATTCCATCAAGGGTCTAGGGCCCAGTTCAGTCGACCTCAGCTACAACCCTCTGGTCTGTAACTGCTCTAATATTGAATTTATCGACTGGGTGAAGGCCAATGCTGATAAACTGATGCATTTTGTGGAGACTCTTTGCAATGCCACAAATGGACGGGTGAAGCCATCAGAAGTGGCCTTGAACTGCAACAATTTTGCTGGATTGGAAGCATTTTGTATAGTTATTCTGATCATTGCAGTGGTGACTGCTGTTGCTGTAATAGTGAGAAAAAAGTATAAAAGCCAAAGGTATGAAcggtacacacagttataa
- the cd180 gene encoding CD180 antigen isoform X1, whose product MGRKLIVCVLMSQLVICGLIPPAKYKCRQIVNGYDCSGRNLESVPDVVSNTTQNLDFSFNYLPNLYKSTFSRLSELLSLDLTRCRIDLMFEDVFVAQAKMQTLILTGNPLIFISVEAFTGLESLAHLIMPQTAVRDLEHLPISKLLLETLDVSSCSLHTLEGLAAICMTKMKSLNLARNHIPSISASDLTVFKDAREDLEVSFQSNAILSMEPGAFRSLRFRSLDFTDCFARVDVSVVLTGLEGVTTETLKLGAFEGERRWDITTVSLRSLCNMTVTHLNLQKHRWADLSNATFECMGGLKVLEMTEMHINSLPDKITTMSKLSKLTLDRNAFNNVCNINAHNFPSLKSLFMRGMGVYVTLLIFRDNCLQSLSHLEYLDLSHSEMKVEGPCCEKQLQGLGHLRLLNLSYNFELQWDTLPFNTTPELRHLDCAHVHVNLNTSAPFLNLVQLKTLNLSRTSVSVTHPRLLEGLKSLVRLELSGNPVPGGVVSDPKTFKHIPLLESLVLAQCHLTAIKGDLFRTLTKLTYVDFSANYLTKLSTFFSPAAAIHLNFAHNRIELVDIDSIKGLGPSSVDLSYNPLVCNCSNIEFIDWVKANADKLMHFVETLCNATNGRVKPSEVALNCNNFAGLEAFCIVILIIAVVTAVAVIVRKKYKSQRYERYTQL is encoded by the exons ATGGGGAGAaaactaattgtgtgtgtgctgatgtctCAGTTGGTGATCTGTGGACTAATTCCTCCTGCAAAGTACAAATGTCGTCAG ATTGTTAACGGTTATGACTGCAGTGGCCGAAACTTGGAGAGTGTACCAGATGTTGTTTCCAATACAACTCAGAACCTGGACTTTAGCTTCAACTACTTACCAAACCTTTACAAAAGCACTTTCAGCAGGCTGAGTGAGCTTCTGTCACTGGACTTGACAAG GTGCCGTATTGATCTCATGTTTGAGGACGTCTTTGTGGCTCAGGCTAAGATGCAAACACTCATCCTGACAGGGAATCCTCTCATATTCATCTCTGTGGAAGCTTTCACTGGCCTAGAGTCTCTGGCGCACCTCATCATGCCCCAGACAGCCGTGAGGGACCTGGAGCATCTCCCCATCTCTAAGCTGCTGCTGGAGACACTGGACGTCTCGAGCTGTAGCCTCCACACACTGGAGGGTCTCGCTGCCATTTGCATGACAAAGATGAAGTCGCTCAATCTGGCCAGGAATCACATCCCGAGCATAAGTGCGTCTGACCTGACGGTATTCAAGGACGCCAGGGAGGACTTGGAGGTCAGCTTTCAGAGCAACGCCATCTTGAGTATGGAGCCTGGAGCTTTCAGGTCTCTACGCTTCAGGAGCCTGGACTTCACCGACTGTTTTGCGAGAGTCGATGTCTCAGTGGTGCTGACGGGCCTCGAAGGTGTGACAACAGAGACGCTCAAATTAGGAGCCTTTGAGGGCGAACGTAGATGGGACATCACAACAGTGAGCCTCCGCTCCCTGTGCAATATGACCGTGACCCATTTGAACCTTCAGAAGCACCGCTGGGCGGACCTCTCAAATGCCACGTTCGAGTGCATGGGAGGGCTGAAGGTTCTCGAGATGACAGAGATGCACATTAACAGTTTACCAGACAAGATAACGACCATGAGCAAACTGTCAAAGCTGACTCTTGACCGGAATGCCTTTAATAACGTGTGCAACATCAATGCCCACAACTTCCCCTCGCTGAAGTCGCTGTTTATGCGTGGCATGGGGGTGTACGTGACACTACTCATCTTTCGCGACAACTGTCTGCAGAGTCTGTCCCACCTGGAATATCTAGACCTCAGCCACAGTGAAATGAAAGTGGAGGGGCCGTGTTGCGAGAAGCAGCTTCAAGGCCTGGGTCATCTTCGTCTCCTGAACCTGAGCTACAACTTTGAATTGCAGTGGGACACTTTGCCTTTCAACACCACACCAGAACTCAGGCACTTGGACTGCGCCCACGTTCATGTTAACCTGAACACCAGCGCTCCGTTTTTGAACCTGGTGCAGCTCAAAACCCTGAATCTCTCCAGGACGTCAGTCAGTGTAACGCATCCCCGTCTGCTAGAAGGCCTGAAAAGCCTTGTTCGTCTAGAGCTAAGCGGAAACCCTGTCCCAGGAGGAGTGGTGTCGGACCCAAAGACATTCAAGCACATTCCTCTCCTAGAAAGCCTAGTTTTGGCACAGTGTCACCTCACAGCTATTAAAGGGGACCTCTTCCGTACCCTAACGAAGCTTACCTATGTAGACTTCAGCGCTAACTACTTGACTAAGCTTAGTACTTTCTTCTCACCAGCAGCAGCTATTCATCTTAACTTTGCACATAATCGAATTGAGCTGGTGGACATTGATTCCATCAAGGGTCTAGGGCCCAGTTCAGTCGACCTCAGCTACAACCCTCTGGTCTGTAACTGCTCTAATATTGAATTTATCGACTGGGTGAAGGCCAATGCTGATAAACTGATGCATTTTGTGGAGACTCTTTGCAATGCCACAAATGGACGGGTGAAGCCATCAGAAGTGGCCTTGAACTGCAACAATTTTGCTGGATTGGAAGCATTTTGTATAGTTATTCTGATCATTGCAGTGGTGACTGCTGTTGCTGTAATAGTGAGAAAAAAGTATAAAAGCCAAAGGTATGAAcggtacacacagttataa